A genomic window from Coregonus clupeaformis isolate EN_2021a unplaced genomic scaffold, ASM2061545v1 scaf0478, whole genome shotgun sequence includes:
- the LOC121570117 gene encoding zinc finger protein 700-like: MEEEEDAISIKEEEEETEDLINTGERPDSHSDSGKSPSGEPGPETSKPARPHHCGKRFIQLGHLKEHKKTHTGKKQYHCSHCGKGFGQSGNLKVHERIHTGEKPYQCSQCGKGFYSAGDQKKHERIHTGEKPYQCSQCGKGFYSAGDLKKHERTHTGEKPYQCSHCGKGFYSAGGLKIHERIHTGEKPYQCSQCGKGFYSAGHLKIHERTHTVEKPYQCSQCGKGFYSAGDLKIHERTHTGEKPYQCSQCGKGFYSAGGMKKHERTHLVERPFQCSQCGKRFIQSWRLKNHKRTHTGEQPFQCLQCGKSFSRLGNLKTHGMTHTGEKPFHCSLCGNSFTHLKTLKMHAMTHTGEKPYHCSQCGKGFRLSSKLKVHERIHTGEKPYQCSQCENRFVSSGDLKSHEITHLVERPFQCSQCAKSFTRRRSLKKHLRRHTGEKP, translated from the exons atggaagaggaagaggatgctATCTCAAtaaaagaggaggaagaggagactgaagatcTGATTAACACCG gagagagaccagactctcactctgacagtgggaagagtccttcaggggaaccaggCCCAGAGACATCCAAACCAGCAAGACCACACCACTGCGGAAAGAGATTTATCCAGTTAGGACACCTGAAAGAAcataagaaaacacacacagggaagaaGCAGTACCActgctcccattgtggaaagGGGTTTGGACAGTCAGGGAATCTAAAAGTGCATGAaagaatacacactggagagaagccatatcaatgctcccagtgtggaaagggtttttacTCAGCAGGGGACCAGAAaaaacatgagagaatacacacaggtgagaagccatatcaatgctctcagtgtggaaagggtttttacTCAGCAGGGGACCTAAAAaaacatgagagaacacacacaggggagaagccataTCAATGCTCCCATTGTGGAAAGGGTTTTTACTCAGCAGGGGGCCTTAAaatacatgagagaatacacacaggtgagaagccatatcaatgctcccagtgtggaaagggtttttacTCAGCAGGGCACCTGAAAATACACGAGAGAACACACACTGTTGAGAAGCCATAtcaatgctctcagtgtggaaagggtttttacTCAGCAGGggacctgaaaatacatgagagaacacacacaggtgagaagccatatcaatgctctcagtgtggaaagggtttttacTCAGCAGGGGGCATGAAAAAACATGAGAGAACACACTTAGTAGAGAggcctttccaatgctctcagtgtggaaagagatttattCAGTCATGGCGTCTGAAAAATCACAagcgaacacacacaggagaacaaCCATTCCAATGCCTTCAGTGTGGAAAAAGCTTTTCCCGTTTAGGGAACTTGAAAACGCATGGgatgacacacacaggagagaagccgttccactgctccctgtgtggaaaTAGTTTTACCCATTTAAAGACCTTGAAAATGCATGCgatgacacacacaggagagaagccttaccactgctcccagtgtggaaagggttttagaCTATCAAGTAAACTAAAAGTGCATGAAAGAATACACACCGGCGAGAAGCCAtatcaatgctcccagtgtgaaaATAGATTTGTCTCATCAGgggacctgaaatcacatgagataACACACTTAGTAGAGAGGCCTTTCCAGTGCTCTCAGTGTGCAAAGAGTTTTACCCGGAGGAGGAGCCTGAAAAAACATTTGAGaagacacacaggggagaagccctaa
- the LOC123484830 gene encoding gastrula zinc finger protein XlCGF7.1-like, which translates to MGGPGSHVGERPDSHSDSRKSPSGEPDPETSKPARQHHCSHCGKSFSWLGFLKRHERTHTGEKPFQCSQCGKSFTVLVNLKRHEKLHSGEKPFQCSQCGKSFTRLGHLKEHERTHTGEKPYHCLQCEKSFSRSGDLKGHERTHTGEKPYQCPQCGKSFTQLGNLKIHNRIHSGEKPYHCSQCGKRFPWLGSLNSHEWTHRGELPYHCSQCGKRFNQLEHLKSHERTHSGEKPFHCSHCGKTFSQSEDLKSHERIERLCSDLCF; encoded by the exons atgggtgggcctggctcccatgtGG gagagagaccagattCTCATTCTGACAGCaggaagagtccttcaggggaaccagacccagagacgtccaaaccagcgagacaacatcactgctcccactgtggaaagagttttagctGGTTAGGGTTCCTAAAACGGCATGAGAGGacgcacacaggagaaaagcctttccaatgttcccagtgtggaaagagttttactgtGTTAGTtaacctgaaaaggcatgagaaACTACACTCTGGAGAAAAGccattccaatgttcccagtgtggaaaaagTTTTACCCGGTTAGGGCACCTAAaagagcatgagaggacacacacaggagaaaagccttaccactgcttaCAATGTGAAAAGAGCTTTTCAAGATCAGGGGACCTAAAAGgtcatgagaggacacacacaggagaaaagccttaccaatgtcctcagtgtgggaagagtttcacccagttagggaacctgaaaatacataacagaatacactctggagagaagccttaccactgctcccaatgtGGAAAGCGGTTTCCCTGGTTAGGGAGTCTAAATTCGCATGAGTGGACACATAGAGGAGAGttgccttaccactgctcccaatgtGGAAAGCGTTTTAACCAGTTAGAGCACCTGAAATCACATGAAAGAACACattcaggagagaagcctttccactgctctcattgtggaaagacattttcccagtcagaggacctgaaatcacatgagagaatagagaggctgtgttctgacttatgtTTTTGA
- the LOC123484831 gene encoding zinc finger protein 709-like has protein sequence MEEEEDAISIKEEEEETEDLINTGERPDSHSDSGKSPSGEPDPETSKPARPHHCGKRFIQLGHLKEHKKTHTGKKQYHCSHCGKGFGQSGNLKVHERIHTGEKPYQCSQCGKGFYSAGDLKKHERIHTGEKPYQCSQCGKGFYSAGDLKKHERIHTGEKPYQCSHCGKGFYSAGGLKIHERTHTGEKPYQCSQCGKGFYSAGHLKRHERIHTGEKPYQCSHCGKGFYSAGDLKIHERTHTGEKPYQCSQCGKGFYSAGDLKIHERIHTGEKPYQCSQCGKGFYSAGDLKKHERTHTGEKPYQCSQCGKGFYSAGDLKIHERTHTGEKPYQCSQCGKGFYSAGDMKKHERTHKGEKPYQCSHCGKCFSSAGGLKKHERTHLVERPFQCSQCGKRFIQSWHLKNHKRIHTGEQPFECLQCGKSFTRLGNLKTHGMTHTGEKPFHCSLCGNSFTHLTTLKMHAMTHTGEKPYHCSQCGKGFRQSSKLKVHERMHTGEKPYQCSQCENRFVSSGDLKSHEITHLVERPFQCSQCAKSFTRRRSLKIHLRTHTGEKP, from the coding sequence gagagagaccagactctcactctgacagcgggaagagtccttcaggggaaccagacccagagacatCCAAACCAGCAAGACCACACCACTGCGGAAAGAGATTTATCCAGTTAGGACACCTGAAAGAAcataagaaaacacacacagggaagaaGCAGTACCActgctcccattgtggaaagGGGTTTGGACAGTCAGGGAATCTAAAAGTGCATGAaagaatacacactggagagaagccatatcaatgctcccagtgtggaaagggtttttacTCAGCAGGGGACCTGAAaaaacatgagagaatacacacaggtgagaagccatatcaatgctcccagtgtggaaagggtttttacTCAGCAGGGGACCTGAAaaaacatgagagaatacacacaggtgaGAAGCCATATCAATGCTCCCATTGTGGAAAGGGTTTTTACTCAGCAGGGGGCCTGAAAAtacatgagagaacacacacaggtgagaagccatatcaatgctctcagtgtggaaagggtttttacTCAGCAGGGCACCTGAAaagacatgagagaatacacacaggtgaGAAGCCATATCAATGCTCCCATTGTGGAAAGGGTTTTTACTCAGCAGGGGACCTGAAAATACacgagagaacacacacaggtgagaagccatatcaatgctctcagtgtggaaagggtttttacTCAGCAGGggacctgaaaatacatgagagaatacacacaggtgagaagccatatcaatgctctcagtgtggaaagggtttttacTCAGCAGGGGACCTAAAAaaacatgagagaacacacacaggtgagaagccatatcaatgctctcagtgtggaaagggtttttacTCAGCAGGGGACCTGAAAATACacgagagaacacacacaggtgagaagccatatcaatgctcccagtgtggaaagggtttttacTCAGCAGGGGACATGAAAaaacatgagagaacacacaaaGGTGAGAAGCCATATCAATGCTCCCATTGTGGAAAGTGTTTTTCCTCAGCAGGGGGCCTGAAAAAACATGAGAGAACACACTTAGTAGAGAggcctttccaatgctctcagtgtggaaagagatttattCAGTCATGGCATCTGAAAaatcacaagagaatacacacaggagaacaaCCATTCGAATGCCTTCAGTGTGGAAAAAGTTTTACCCGTTTAGGGAACTTGAAAACGCATGGgatgacacacacaggagagaagcctttccactgctccctgtgtggaaaTAGTTTTACCCATTTAACGACCTTGAAAATGCATGCgatgacacacacaggagagaagccttaccactgctcccagtgtggaaagggttttagaCAATCAAGTAAACTAAAAGTGCATGAAAGAATGCACACCGGCGAGAAGCCAtatcaatgctcccagtgtgaaaATAGATTTGTCTCATCAGgggacctgaaatcacatgagataACACACTTAGTAGAGAGGCCTTTCCAGTGCTCTCAGTGTGCAAAGAGTTTTACCCGGAGGAGGAGCCTGAAAatacatttgagaacacacacaggggagaagccctaa